The following proteins are encoded in a genomic region of Gossypium hirsutum isolate 1008001.06 unplaced genomic scaffold, Gossypium_hirsutum_v2.1 scaffold_287, whole genome shotgun sequence:
- the LOC107944860 gene encoding protein PSK SIMULATOR 1, which yields MVAETWIHKLGSQVSSNLKHAFLLDPSSKKKNTQNNPTSKKHETVGILSFEVANVMSKTIHLHKSLSEPEVSKLKFEILNSQGISNLISSDENYLLSLVLAEKLDELNKVANVVSRLGKKCNEPALTGFEHVYGDVINGVIDVRELGFLVKDMDGMVKKMESYVNSTANLYNEMEVLNELEQGSKKFQANPHEESKRAFEQKLIWQKQDVRHLKNVSLWNQTFDKVVELLVRTVCTVFARILLVFGESLRKDSEFGRVNGGFRDQDHVVVSRYLKRVLSKSSSVGSGQPGNVTEKQGMSLKHRGIDSRKGEFGLFRVEDFGFACGTSPGRFFTDCLSLNRSVSRYGDSGNDDGNVGCDDRSSQISGCCSVANDGPKRERRNSSPFLQSQCSVLLNENQRQSKFGVLNNAQFGPKSRLAVYASPSTVGGSALALHYANVVIVIEKLLRYPHLVGEEARDDLYQMLPTSLRLSLRTNLKSYDKNLEIYDAPLAHDWKETLDGILHWLAPMAHNMIRWQSERNFEQQQIVTRTNVLLLQTLYFADREKTEAAICELLVGLNYICRYEQQQNALLDCASSFDFEDCMEWQMKYGNSYID from the coding sequence ATGGTAGCAGAAACTTGGATACATAAACTGGGAAGCCAGGTAAGTTCCAATCTTAAACATGCTTTTCTTCTCGACCCTTCTTCCAAGAAAAAGAACACCCAAAACAACCCAACATCCAAAAAGCATGAAACTGTCGGTATCTTGTCTTTTGAAGTTGCCAATGTCATGTCCAAAACTATTCATCTCCACAAATCCCTGTCTGAACCCGAGGTTTCTAAGCTCAAATTCGAGATCTTAAACTCCCAAGGCATTTCCAATTTGATTTCTTCTGATGAGAATTACCTTCTTTCCCTTGTTTTAGCTGAAAAGCTGGATGAGTTAAACAAGGTTGCCAATGTTGTCTCTAGACTAGGCAAAAAATGTAATGAACCTGCTTTAACAGGTTTTGAACATGTTTATGGAGATGTAATTAATGGGGTTATTGATGTTAGAGAGTTGGGATTTTTAGTCAAAGATATGGATGGAATGGTTAAGAAAATGGAAAGCTATGTTAATTCCACTGCTAATTTGTATAATGAAATGGAGGTTTTGAATGAATTAGAACAGGGTTCTAAGAAGTTTCAAGCAAACCCTCATGAGGAAAGTAAGAGAGCTTTTGAGCAAAAATTGATTTGGCAGAAACAAGATGTTAGGCATCTTAAAAATGTTTCACTTTGGAACCAAACATTTGATAAGGTTGTTGAGTTGTTGGTTAGGACTGTTTGTACTGTTTTTGCTAGGATTCTTCTTGTTTTTGGGGAGTCTTTGAGAAAGGATAGTGAATTTGGGAGGGTTAATGGCGGTTTTCGTGATCAAGACCACGTCGTTGTTTCTAGGTATTTGAAACGGGTTCTTAGTAAGAGTAGTAGTGTTGGGAGTGGTCAGCCTGGGAATGTGACGGAGAAACAGGGAATGAGTTTGAAGCATAGGGGGATTGATTCTCGAAAGGGTGAGTTCGGGTTGTTTCGAGTCGAGGATTTTGGTTTTGCTTGTGGGACTAGTCCTGGGAGGTTTTTCACTGATTGCCTTAGTTTGAACCGTTCAGTTTCAAGGTACGGGGACAGCGGCAATGATGATGGGAACGTTGGTTGTGATGATCGAAGTAGCCAGATTTCGGGATGTTGTAGTGTTGCAAATGATGGGCCGAAGAGAGAGCGGCGCAATAGCTCCCCTTTTCTTCAGTCCCAATGTAGTGTTCTTTTGAATGAAAACCAGAGACAATCCAAGTTTGGTGTGTTGAATAAtgcacaatttggtcctaaaagtAGGTTAGCAGTATATGCTTCACCCTCCACTGTGGGAGGTTCTGCTCTTGCCTTGCATTACGcgaatgtagtaatcgtcatcgAGAAGTTGCTGCGGTACCCTCATTTGGTCGGCGAAGAAGCTCGAGACGATCTGTATCAGATGTTGCCAACAAGTCTGAGACTGTCTCTGAGGACTAATCTCAAGTCCTATGACAAGAACTTGGAGATATACGATGCTCCATTGGCTCACGATTGGAAAGAAACTCTCGACGGGATATTACATTGGCTTGCCCCAATGGCACATAACATGATCCGATGGCAAAGCGAGCGGAATTTCGAGCAGCAACAAATTGTTACTCGGACGAACGTTCTTCTCCTCCAAACATTATATTTTGCAGATAGGGAAAAGACCGAAGCAGCTATCTGTGAGCTTCTTGTTGGGTTGAATTACATATGCCGTTACGAGCAGCAGCAAAATGCATTGTTGGATTGTGCAAGCAGTTTCGATTTCGAGGACTGCATGGAATGGCAGATGAAATATGGAAATTCGTACATTGATTAA